In the Carassius gibelio isolate Cgi1373 ecotype wild population from Czech Republic chromosome A2, carGib1.2-hapl.c, whole genome shotgun sequence genome, one interval contains:
- the LOC127936173 gene encoding contactin-associated protein-like 2 — protein MRRIVGPELSLILWIWSIYVKLSTGTQRCDEVLASPLPYSAFTSSSVLAADFGAGYAKLNRRVGNGGWSPLDSDRYQWLQVDLRARKQITAIATQGRYSSSDWTKHYRLLYSDTGSNWKPYRQDSNIWTFSGNWNSERAVRHELQHPFVAQYVRFIPLDWSEEGRIGLRVELYGCAYWADVISFDGQGVISYRFRQKKMKILKDVISLKFKTTKGDGILLHGEGQQGDYITLELQRAKLLLQINLGSNQYGSIQGHTSVSSGSLLDDDHWHSVLIERYRRSVNFTLDQHTQSFRTNGEFDHLDLDYEITFGGMPVSAKPSSGGRENYIGCMEAIHYNGDNITNLARRRKVDTSSFHNLTFSCTESHTLPAFFNSTSSLQLPGRTDADTVSVRLQFRTWNPSGLLFFTPLMPGGVEVSLVEGKVTVHIYVTLGKNTRVDISSGSGLNDGQWHSVHFLALESIAMLTINGDEMSTVRAALPIQIRTGGDYFFGGYFPRTDLSPSQRSFQGCMQLIHVDDQLVDLQSVEQGMLGSFENVSLDMCAIIDRCVPNHCEHGGKCSQTGDTFKCTCEGTGYSGATCHSSVYEQSCEEYKHLGRSSDYYWIDPDGSGPLEPFRVICNVMEDKVWTTIVNDLPAQSSVAAGSRAEDKTVLKLNYSMSAEQVNAVTSSAEFCEQHVAYMCYKSHLLNSPDGSPSTWWVGRGNEKHFYWGGSGPGVQKCACGIERNCTDPRYYCNCDADLRQWKEDAGMLMYKDHLPVSQVVVGDVHRSGSEGRLTVGPLRCQGDRHFWNAASFNTPASYLHFPTFQAETSADVSFYFKTSSSHGVFLENLGNPDFIRLELKSATVVSFSFDVGNGPVELTVRSSTPLNDDQWHRVEAEWNIKEAVLRLDKVHREVRSAPPQGHTHMQLFSQLFVGASGGQRGFLGCIRSLKVNGVTLDLEGRAKVTPGVKPGCSGHCSSYGMHCQNEGKCIEKYNGYSCDCSLTAFDGPFCNDDVGGYFESGTLVRYDLMSESSSSPAVKEGIFGVLSAVGNLTREELSFSFSTSHTPAVLIYISSKTQDYLAVVLRHNGTLQIRYNLGGLRESFTINLNHRNMANGQPHNVNISRQDRLIQLQVDHYPTVSYTLPEASDTEFNLVKTIFLGKVFETGQIDPVLIERYNTPGFVGCLSRVQFNRIAPLKAALRTGVPSTASIQGVLVESNCGASPLTVPPMSAVFDPWHTDSDGAQFPFNEERVSRDGVKRDSAIIGGIIAVVIFIILCTLVFLVRHLFHHKGSYHTNEAKGAESADCADAAIIVNDPAFTETIDESKKEWFI, from the exons ATGCGACGGATTGTCGGACCGGAGCTGTCGCTGATATTGTGGATCTGGAGTATTTATGTGAAGCTCAGCACAGGAACCC aGAGGTGTGATGAGGTGTTGGCTTCACCCCTTCCTTACAGCGCCTTCACCAGCTCCTCTGTGTTGGCAGCTGATTTTGGCGCTGGCTATGCAAAACTCAACAGGAGAGTAG GCAATGGAGGATGGTCGCCGTTAGACTCGGACAGGTACCAGTGGCTACAAGTGGACCTCAGGGCCAGGAAACAGATCACTGCCATAGCAACACAGGGGAGATACAGCAGCTCTGATTGGACGAAACACTACAGGCTCCTCTACAGTGACACAGGAAGTAACTGGAAGCCGTATCGGCAGGATAGCAACATATGG ACATTTTCAGGTAACTGGAACTCAGAGCGGGCCGTGCGCCATGAACTTCAGCACCCTTTTGTGGCCCAATACGTGCGTTTCATTCCACTGGACTGGAGTGAGGAGGGGAGAATTGGGCTGAGAGTGGAGCTCTATGGCTGTGCTTACT GGGCGGATGTGATCAGCTTTGATGGCCAAGGAGTGATTTCCTATCGATTTAGACAGAAAAAGATGAAGATCTTGAAGGATGTGATCTCACTGAAGTTTAAGACCACTAAAGGAGACGGCATTCTGCTGCACGGAGAAGGACAACAGGGCGATTATATCACTCTAGAGCTGCAGCGAGCCAAACTACTGCTCCAGATCAACCTGG GCAGTAATCAGTACGGCTCCATTCAGGGTCACACATCGGTGTCTAGTGGCAGTCTGTTGGATGACGACCACTGGCACTCTGTTCTGATCGAACGCTACAGACGCAGCGTCAACTTTACACTCGACCAGCACACGCAGAGCTTCCGCACCAATGGAGAGTTTGACCATCTGGACCTGGACTATGAA ATTACATTTGGAGGGATGCCTGTGTCTGCGAAGCCCAGCTCAGGGGGCAGAGAGAACTACATCGGCTGCATGGAGGCCATTCATTACAACGGGGACAACATCACTAACCTTGCACGCAGGAGAAAAGTAGACACCTCCAGCTTC CATAACCTGACGTTCTCCTGCACGGAGTCCCACACACTCCCCGCCTTCTTTAACTCCACCAGCTCCTTGCAGCTTCCGGGACGGACTGACGCAGACACCGTGTCAGTCAGACTGCAGTTTCGGACGTGGAACCCCAGCGGTCTGCTGTTCTTTACCCCGCTCATGCCTGGAGGGGTGGAGGTCAGCCTTGTGGAGGGTAAAGTTACCGTCCACATCTACGTCACGCTGGGCAAGAACACACGTGTGGACATATCCTCAG GTTCTGGTCTTAATGACGGCCAATGGCACAGCGTTCACTTTCTGGCACTGGAAAGCATTGCCATGTTGACCATCAATGGAGACGAGATGTCCACAGTGAGAGCTGCTCTTCCCATTCAGATCAGGACTGGAGGAGATTATTTTTTTGGAG GATATTTCCCGCGGACAGACCTTTCTCCGTCACAGCGCTCCTTTCAGGGCTGCATGCAGCTAATACATGTCGATGATCAGTTGGTCGACCTGCAGTCTGTGGAGCAAGGCATGCTGGGTAGCTTTGAGAACGTCAGTCTGGATATGTGTGCCATCATAGACAG gtgTGTGCCAAACCACTGTGAACATGGAGGCAAGTGCTCTCAAACTGGAGACACTTTTAAATGTACCTGTGAAGGAACTGGATACTCTGGTGCCACCTGCCACAGTT CTGTGTATGAGCAGTCCTGTGAGGAGTACAAACACTTAGGCCGAAGCTCAGACTATTACTGGATCGATCCGGATGGGAGCGGACCTCTGGAGCCATTCAGAGTCATCTGCAATGTGATGG AAGACAAAGTGTGGACAACCATTGTGAATGACCTTCCAGCTCAAAGCTCTGTGGCAGCGGGTTCCAGAGCTGAAGACAAGACTGTGCTCAAACTCAATTACAGCATGTCTGCTGAACAG GTGAACGCCGTCACCAGCAGTGCTGAGTTCTGTGAGCAGCATGTGGCGTACATGTGCTACAAATCACACCTGCTCAACTCACCAG atggtTCTCCATCCACATGGTGGGTCGGCAGGGGAAATGAGAAGCACTTCTACTGGGGCGGCTCAGGACCAGGTGTGCAGAAATGTGCCTGTGGCATTGAACGCAACTGCACAGATCCCAGATACTACTGCAACTGTGATGCAGATCTGAGACAATG GAAAGAAGATGCTGGTATGTTGATGTATAAGGACCATCTGCCTGTCAGTCAGGTGGTGGTTGGTGATGTTCACCGCTCTGGATCTGAAGGAAGACTCACTGTCGGGCCGCTCCGCTGTCAGGGAGATC GTCACTTCTGGAACGCAGCGTCCTTCAATACACCTGCATCTTATCTTCATTTCCCCACCTTCCAAGCCGAGACCAGCGCAGACGTCTCCTTCTATTTTAAGACGTCATCCTCGCATGGTGTTTTTCTGGAAAACCTGGGCAATCCGGATTTTATTCGCTTAGAACTCAAAT CTGCTACAGTGGTGTCCTTCTCATTTGATGTGGGCAACGGGCCGGTGGAATTAACCGTACGCTCATCTACACCCCTCAATGATGACCAGTGGCACAGGGTGGAGGCGGAGTGGAATATTAAAGAGGCTGTTTTGCGATTGGACAAGGTGCATAGGGAGGTGAGGTCAGCCCCGCCTCAAGGCCACACCCACATGCAGCTCTTCAGCCAGCTGTTTGTAG GTGCTTCAGGAGGGCAGAGAGGATTTCTAGGTTGCATTCGTTCCCTGAAGGTCAATGGAGTGACACTTGACCTTGAAGGGAGGGCAAAGGTCACACCAGGAGTGAAGCCTGGATGCTCGGGTCACTGCAGCAGCTATGGGATGCATTGCCAGAATGAAGGGAAATGTATTGAGAAATACAATGGATACTCGTGTGACTGCAGTCTGACTGCCTTCGATGGGCCTTTCTGCAATGATG ATGTTGGCGGGTATTTTGAGAGTGGGACCCTGGTGCGCTACGACCTCATGTCCGAGAGCAGCTCATCTCCTGCAGTGAAGGAAGGCATCTTTGGGGTCCTGAGTGCGGTGGGTAATCTGACCCGTGAGGAGCTGAGCTTTAGTTTCAGCACGTCCCACACACCTGCAGTCCTCATCTACATTAGCTCCAAGACACAGGACTACCTGGCCGTGGTGCTGCGGCACAACG GTACTCTACAGATCCGCTATAACCTTGGAGGACTGAGGGAGTCGTTCACGATCAACCTGAATCATCGTAACATGGCTAACGGTCAGCCTCACAACGTCAACATCAGCCGACAGGACAGACTCATTCAGCTGCAG GTGGATCATTATCCCACAGTAAGCTACACTCTTCCTGAAGCCTCAGACACTGAGTTCAACCTTGTGAAGACCATTTTCCTAGGAAAAGTTTTTG AAACAGGTCAGATTGATCCGGTGTTGATAGAGCGATATAACACACCAGGATTCGTGGGCTGTCTCTCCAGAGTGCAGTTCAACCGCATCGCCCCGCTGAAGGCCGCCCTGAGGACCGGAGTGCCCTCCACAGCCTCCATACAGGGAGTCCTGGTGGAGTCCAACTGCGGGGCGTCTCCACTCACAGTACCACCAATGTCTGCGGTCTTTGACCCCTGGCACACAGATTCAG